The window ACACTTCCCCAACAATGTACTGATTGGGTGCTGAGTTTTTATGTGTGTTGCCGGAATTGCGCGATTACTACTTTGAACAATCCTTGCAGCGACAATATGTATGTTGAAGCAACATTGAACAACCTTGCTTTTCAATCGAACAGCTCACCTCAGTTCACGAATATTCCTGTAGCCTTTGTTTGCGTAAATCAAAGCTTCACTTATAATCACGGTGTGTATGATCCGAATGGTGACTCACTTGTTTATTCTTTTATCACACCAAAGAAATACGATGCAGGTACAAATACAATTGGTACTGTAACTTTCAATCCGGGTTATTCAGCCTCGTCTCCATTGACTTCCAGTCCTGCTGTTAGCCTCAATGGTGTAACAGGAGACATTAATATGAATGCGACTGCAACAGGTGAAATTGGTGTAACGGCAATCCTTGTCAGGGAATATAGAAATGGGGTGCTGATCGGAAGTGTTATCCGTGATATGCAATTCCTGACCAAGATGTGTAATCCGAATTTATTACCAGTCGCATCCGGAATTAATGGTACTAACATTTTTGCAACAGTCGGCTGTCCTGGAAATACGCTTTCGTTTACCGTGAATTCTACCGACCCGAATCCTGCAGATACAATACTTATGTACTGGAACGATGTGATTCCCGGAGCTACATTTACTACTAATGGCGCCTTGAACCCAACCGGAACATTTACATGGACTCCAACACAAGCGGATGCTCGTTCACAGCCTTATTCCTTTATCGTAATTGTTCGTGACAACGCCTGTCCGACAAATGGGTCGCAAACATTTTCCTATTCTATCATGGTTCCTGTCATTGATGTGAATGTGAGCTCGCCCGGTTATAATGGTTACAATTTGCATTGTAACGGTGGTAGTGATGGTGCAATTACGGCTGTTGCTACGGGTGGTACATTGCCATACACCTATGCCTGGAATCCTACAGGACAAACAACACAAACTGCAACCGGACTGGGAGTTGGTACATATACTGTGACAGTTTCCGACGCAAGTGGTTGTACCAAAACTAATTCTACCACACTAACTGCTCCACCCACAATTGTCACTTCAACAGTTGCCTCTTCAACGGATGTGAGTTGTTTCGGTGGTGCTGATGGAACTGCAACCGCTTCCGGTTCGGGGGGATTGACACCTTATTCTTATTCATGGTCTCCGGGTGGACAAACAACTCTGACAGCAACCGGATTGAATGCGAATACATATATAGTAACCATCACTGACAGGAATAGTTGCACGAGTTCGGATACCATTCAGATTACAGAACCAACAGTTCTGAATGCTTCCATTTCAGGTTTTACAAATGTTACTTGTAATGGCAATGCCAATGGTACCATTTCTACCAGTGTGAGCGGGGGTACATCTCCGTACACACATTCCTGGTCGAATGGAGCAACCACCGCCAATATCACTGCTCTGGCTCCCGGAACGTATACCGACACAGTTCGTGATTCAAAAGGCTGTCAGCAACTGATCAGTCAGGTTATCACACAGCCAGGTGCAGCTGTTGGTATTCCTGCATCATCCGTTTCAACTACCAATGTTCTTTGTAATGGTGGCTTCAGTGGAACGGCAAATATTGTTCCATCAGGTGGAACGGCTCCTTATACTATTTCATGGTCAAATGGTGATGCCGGTTTGAGCGCGGACAGTTTATTCGCGGGAACATATACAGTGACCGTTGTTGACGCCAACTTATGTACTTTCGATACGACAGTAAATATTACAGAACCTCAGGTCTTATCGTCTTCCTTTATAAATTTCTCGACTACTCCCGGTGGAACGAATATCGCTTGTAACGGTGACGCGACCGGAACTGTGAAAGTAACGGTGCTCGGAGGGACATCGCCATACAGTTATTCCTGGTCAAATGGTTCAACAGTTGATTCCATAGCATTAGTTACTGCGGGTACATATATTGTAACGGTTACAGATAATAATGGATGTACACTTTCGGATACAACTACATTGACAGAACCCACGTTGTTACAAGATTCCCTGATCGTTCATGATGTAATTTGTAAGGGAGAAGCGTCCGGTTGGATCAAAACTGTCGCTTATGGTGGTTCATCACCATATAGTTATTCCTGGAACCCGCTTTCACAAACTACAGATAGCATTGGTGGATTGTTTGCCGGTTTTTATGATGTCACCATCACCGATGTGAATGGTTGTTCTATTCTGGATACTGTAACAGTAACAGAACCGGATACACTTGTTCCGCTCATTACTGCCATCCAGTTTTTCGGGGATGTGAATGTGAGATGTTTTGGTGATTCATCCGGAACTGTGTGGGCACAGGTAACCGGGGGAACTTCACCTTACACTTATTTGTGGTCAACAAGTTCGGCTAATGATTCAGTATTCAATCAGCCAGCGGGCGATCTTGAATTGCTGGTGCGTGATGTCAACGGTTGTTCTATTCTCGGCAATACAACCCTGGTACAACCAACTCCGTTCAACTATGCTCCGGTTATTCAGCAGCCAAGATGTTTTGGAGATTCATCCGGTTACGTGATTTTGAATGCTTCCGGAAGTGTCGGACCTTATACATATGCATGGTCATCAGGAGCGACAACTGATTCTTGTGGTCATTTGACATCCGGAACAGTTTACGCGATTGTTACTGACGTGAACAGTTGTACCGACAGTGTTGGATTTGTTCTTCCGAATCCTGATTCACTGACAACTCCTGCGGTCACAACTGATTTTCAGGGATACAGTGTGGCGTGTAATGGCGGAAGCAATGGATATATTGTTTTGCATGTAAGTGGGGGAGACGGGAATTACACTTATTCATGGTCCAATACCGCTACAACAGATAGTATATTCGGACTTAACGCAGGGACATATACTGTCACTATCCTTGATGGAAATGGTTGCCGCAAAGATACAAGTGTTACTTTGTCAGAACCTCCTGTCCTGGATGATACCTTACTGGCAACGTCATTCAACGGTGGTGTGAATATTTCTTGTTTTGGTTACAATGATGGTACAGCATATTCTACTGTCACCGGAGGTGTTCCGCCTTATCAATACCTATGGTCGAACGGAGATGTTGCGGATTCGGCAGTGGGCCTCACCGCGGGAACATATTACCTTACTGTAACTGACAGCAATGGTTGCCAGCATACTGATTCTATCGCCTTCACGCAGCCGATTCCTGTTAACCTCTCCGCTACTTTGTCAACTTTTAACGGTTACAATGTTCCATGTAATGGAGATTCGCTTGCTTGTGTTACCCTTGCAGTAGGAGGTGGAAATGCTCCATACACATATGTTTGGGATATTCAGGATACAGCGACTGGATCGCAATTGTGTAATCTCCCTGCCGATACAATCAACGTGAGAATCTTTGACGCGAATGGTTGTACGCTCGATACTACATTCATTCTTACTGAACCTCTTCCATTAGGTCCGAATGCTACACTTTCAGGATTTAACGGTTTCAATATTTCATGTAATGGATCCGCGGATGGATTCATCAACCTTAGCGTCAGTGGTGGTGTTACACCAATTGATTATTTGTGGTCCAATACTGAAACAACCCAGAATATCACCGGATTAGTTGCCAATACTTACAGTGTCAATATCACTGATGCAAATGGTTGCATTGATTCAGCAAGTTTCACTCTCACCGAGCCACCCGCTATCACAAATACAGTTAGTTCTACTCCGACTACATGCGGACAATCAAATGGTACTGCTACTGTAACCATGACCGGTGGACTCACTCCTTATTCATACAGCTGGAGTCCCGGCGGACAAACTACTGCTACTGCAACCGGATTGGCTCCGAATACTTATTATATCACAATTACAGACAGCGTTAATTGCACACATTTAGATAGTGTGGTTGTGAGCGCTTTACCGGTTATTGCTGCAAGTATTGCTTCGCAATCTGATAATCTTTGTTTTGGTTCCGCCATTGGTAATGCAACTCTTTCACTTTCCGGTGGAACTTCTCCTTTCACATATGTATGGTCGAATGGTGATACAGGAATTACAGCAGATAGTCTGCCGGCAGGACTTATTTCTGTTACCATAACTGATTCAAATAATTGTACGGGATCAGCATCAACGACCATTACCGAACCTGCACAAATTGTTCCAACTGTTACAGGAACTGATGCACTATGCAGTGGGGTCAATGACGGTTCTGCTTCTGTAAGTGTAGCCGGTGGAACATCTCCATTTAGTTATTCATGGTCAAATGGAGATTCGGGTTCCTTGTCTGATAGTCTCGGAGCAGGTTATGCAGTGGTTACTATTACTGACAACAATTCCTGTACTGTACTCGATTCAGTGAATATACTTCAGCCTTCATCTATTGTATCATCCATTACTACGACATCTCCTGTGAGTTGCAATAGTGGAGATAATGGATCCGCAATTGTTGCTGCTCCTTCCGGTGGAACAAGTCCTTATACATATTTGTGGTCCAATGGTGATGCAACACCTACAGCAGATAGTCTTACTGCCGGTCCGGTTACCGTAGTAATTACAGATGCAAATGGATGTACGTTGTCCTTAAATGGATCGATCACTCAGCCGGTAGCTATAGCGATCAATGCGACTTCCACAAATGTCACTTGTTATGGTGATGCGGATGGTGCCGCTAATGCAGCAGTTTCCGGAGGAACAAGTCCATACAGTTATGCATGGTCTCCAAGCGGTGGAACAGCGGTTTCGGCTTCAGGTCTGGCACCGGGAACCTATACTGTTACAGTAACTGATGGAAACAATTGTACCAGCACTTCTTCTGTAGTCATCACACAGCCGAACCAGATTCTTGCACAAGCTGGATCAGATCAAGCCGGTTGTGATCCTGTGTTTGCTCTCGATGCGCAGTTGAGTGGCAGCGTGACAGGAACATGGAGTCATCTTACAGGAAATGCGACTTTCAGTAGTATTTCTTCTCCAAACGCAACTGTCACCAATCTTTCTGATGGTGCCAATATTCTCCTTTGGACGATTACCGATGGAACATGTTATGGATACGATACTGTACAAATTACAATCAGCCCTGCTGCTGACTGTGATCTGGATCTTCCTTCCGCATTTTCTCCAAATGGTGATCAGTTCTCTGAGTATTATGAAATCCACGGAATAAACAAATATCCTGAAAATACATTCATCGTCTTCAACCGTTGGGGCAATGAAGTTTACAGAAAAGAAAATTATAAAAACAACGACTGGAACGGTCAGAATAAGGATGGCGATCCATTACCGGAAGGAACTTATTTTGTTGTGCTTTCTATCAAGAATTCTGATATCCGTAAAAACACTTACGTGGATCTGAGAAGATAATTGATTGAAGAAAAGAATTAGTTCGTAAAATTTTGAAAGCACGTTTGATTGAAGTATAAATTAATTTGCCCATGAAAAGAATCTTGACGTTGTTGATGCTGCTGACGGGACTGAGCAGTTATGCTCAGCAGGACATCCTGGTAAGTCAGTACATGTTTAATCATTTGCTGCTGAACCCGGCGTATGCGGGGAGCAAGGATTACATGATGGCGAGTTTGTTGTACCGCAAACAGTGGGTCGACTTCAAAGGAGCCCCGGAGACACAGGTTGCCTCGGTGCATGGTCCATTGGGTCTGACGCATTTTGGCTGGGGCGTTTTGCTGAGCCACGACAAGATCGCGGTGACGGATCGTACGGATGCATATCTGAACGCGGCGTATCATCTGCCTGTCGGCAAGAAGATGAAACTGTCGGTAGGTCTTCGCGCTGGCGGTGGTTACTACAGTTATAAGAACAGTGATTTAAAATACTGGGACACGGGAGATCCTGCTTTCGCGGGCGATCAGGTGTCGAAGTTCCTGCCCAATGTAGGAGCGGGAGCGTATTTGTATACGGATAAATTTTACGCCGGACTGTCGGTACCGACGATCATCAGTTACGATCCGAGCAAAAGCCTGAGTGTGGATGTAGCCAGCGGAGAAGTAGTCCCTCACCAGGTGCGTCACTATTTTGGAACAGTAGGTGTTGTGCTTCCGGTGCATCCGGATGTGGTGCTCAAACCAAGTGTGCTGGTAAAATATGTACAGAACGCACCGGTAGAAGCGGACTTCAATTTGAATGTACTATTGGCCAATACGATCTGGATCGGCGGAAGCTACCGTACGGGCGACAGCTTTGTGGCGCTGCTGGAATTGCAGCTGAGCCGTAAACTACGTTTGGGCTATAGCTATGACTTCACGTTTACGGATATAAAAGATTACAGCTCGGGCTCTCATGAGATTATGCTGGGCTATGATTTTGGATACGATATTATGAAGATCAAGACACCGAGATATTTTTAATTGGAGATTTTGGATTGTTGATTGGAGATTTTGGATTGTTGATTTTAGATTGAATTAGTGGTCGAAGAATTTTTTATCAATAACTAAATAACCCAATAACCCAATAACTCAATAACCCAATAACCCAATAACCCAATAACCAATAACCAATAACTCAATAACTCAATAACGAATAACTAACAACCAACCCGGAACTCACAAAGATCATGATAAGAAACTTTTCCAGGATAGTAGCGAGCCTTGCAGTAGTACTGATGCTGGGCAGCTGCGCAAGTTACCACATGCGTCAGGGTAACCGTATGTATTCGGATCTGGCCTATAGCAGTGCGATTGAAGAATACCAAAAGGCCCTGGGGAAGAAAAATTTTCCGGAAGGACAGATTAAACTGGCCGAATGCTATCGGTTGACCAACAATCTTGGTAAAGCGGAAGAGGCGTATGGCAAAGTGATGCAGCTCAAAGAAGTGCAGCCGGTTCACCGTTTGCGTTATGCGCAGCTGCTGATGCGGAGCGGCAAATACGAACAGGCGAAAAATTATTTTGATCAGTACCTTGGCAGCCAGCCGACGGATGAAGGAGCACGCAAACTGCGCAACAGCTGCGACAGTATTACACGGTGGCAGACCGACAGCGCCCGCTACACACTTGAAAAGAGCGGAGTCAATACGGGTCAGAGTAACTTCAGTCCGGTGTGGTATAAAGACGGAATCGTTTTTGTGAGCGACCGCACACCGGGCAAAGGCAGTACGAAAACGTACGAGTGGACAGGCCGTCCGTTTTTGGATTTGTATTATTCCAAAAGCGATGGCAAAGGAGGCTATGGCAGTCCGGAACTGATGCGAGGAGAACTCAATGGAATCTACCACGAAGGTCCTGCAAGCTTCAGCAGCAAAGGCGATACGGTATACTTCACACGGAATACGTATGTAAAGAAGAAAGTAAAGAAATCGGATGATGATGTGGTGATCTTAAAGATCTGTCAGGGCATCAAGAAAGACAGCACCTTCAGAGAGATCACGGACTTTGCCTACAACAGCATTGATTACAGTACGGGTCACCCGAGCTTAAGCAAAGATGGCAACACGCTTTATTTTGTGAGCGACATGCCGGGCGGTCAGGGCGGCACGGATGTTTACCAGTGCAAGAAAGTGAACGGACAGTGGAGCAAACCGGAAAACCTGGGCTCTACGATCAACAGTCCGTACAACGAACTGTTCCCGATGATCTGGCAGGATTCGGTATTGTACTTCAGTTCGGAAGGCCATTACGGCATGGGCGGACTGGATGTGTTCAGCAGTACCAGAGAAGGTGGCAGCTGGAGCCGTCCACAGAACATGGGCTATCCGCTGAACACGAGCTACGATGATTTTGGCATCGCGCTGAACGACAGCGGAACGGCAGGACTGGTATCGAGTAACCGGAATACCCAGAATACGACCCAGGATAATATCTACTCCTTCGCGGTGAATGATCTTCGCTTCAGTCTGGAAGGAATCGCCGTTGAGAAATCGACACAGGAACCACTGCCGGGAGTAGTTGTGGAACTGACCAACAAGAAGAGTGGCAAAAAGGAGAGCGTAACCACGGGACCGGACGGAAAGTTTTTCTTCAAACTGAACCCGGAAACGGATTATGTGGTGGTGGGAAGCAGAGACAGCTACTTTACCAATACGGAACCGGTCAGCACGGTAGGGAAGAAGCGTAGCGAGAATATGTTTGTGAAGCTGAAGCTGGAGATGGAACAGATCGTGGTAAACAAACCGATCGTGCTGGAGAACATCTATTACGATCTTGACAAATACAACATTCGTCCGGATGCGGCTGAAGGGTTGGATAAGCTGGTAGGCATCATGAAAGACAATCCGGAGATCTCGATCGAGCTGAGTTCGCATACAGACTCCAGAGCGGAAGACAAATACAACATGACTTTGTCACAGAAGCGTGCTGAATCAGCGGTGAGTTACCTGGTGAGTCATGGCATCGCCGCAGAGCGTATGATGGCCAAAGGTTATGGAGAATCCCGACTGGTGAATGGCTGCAGCAACGGAGTGGAATGTACCGAAGAGCAACATCAGGCCAACCGCAGAACAGAGTTCAAGGTGACCAGGATGAATTTGAAATAAATTTCATCATCAAGAAAAGGAAATAAAAAGGAAAAGCCTCTCAGATTCTGAGAGGCTTTTCCTTTTGTCTTGTGCTTACATTTATCCTTTGGTGACTTTCGTGCTTATTTTTTTATTGTCAAAAATCAGGTTCAGTGTGTATTCTCCACGCTCAAGATTAACCTGATCTTTAAATACATGAACATTTTTTCCTTTTGGAGCTTCAAAGGTTTCTGAGCTTATTACTTTTCCTTTTGCATCCGTTAATTGCATCCATACTCTTCCTGATTTTGGAAGAAAATAAGAGATGTCAAAACTATGTTCAAATTGTTGTGGGTTGATTCGTTCAATTGCGAAATCTTTTTCAGTCTTGAATTTAATAGCTGAAAGGGGATGAGTTACAAATTTTCCATTGAGGAAGGTTTGTCTAAGCCGGTAATAGACGATGCTCGTTGTCGCGGCTGTTTTGTCGGTGTATTCATATTCTTCACCTTCAGGTTTAGCCGGATTTGCTTTCACATTGCTCACATTCACAAAATCGACACCATTGATGGAGCGTTCTATAGTGAAGTAATCCACCTTGTCATTTGCCGAACTTGACCAATGTACTTTTACGACACCATCTTTTGGTTCAAGCATAAAATTGAGTAATGATTCAGCAAGCGGAGAAACCGAGCCGGTAGAACGAACGACAAGGTTGTCAAGAATAGCTTTGTCAACGCCATTCCCATTCATGTTTTTACCAATAATAATGTTTCCTGCATTTTTCCAATAGAGTGGGGCATTTGGATTACCCTGATGATTCCACACCATCACACTGTTCACGAAAATTTCAGCTTTACCCGAATTGGGTGAATAGATAAAACGATACGTACGGTACAGCGGATCATCCGGAACTTCATAATTGGTTTTTTCTTTTATCGATTCGCTTCCACCCTTTGCATTTTCTACTTTGTATTCAATGCTCAGGTAACCATTGTCGATTCCAAAATTGAAGTTATTTCCGCGACTAAAAAATGACCCTGAAGGTTCACTCTTTCGGTAGTCAATACTGATGTCTATCCCTTCCTGGTTGAATAGTTCTGTACCTTCAATTTCGAGATTGATATCCTTGCCATTCGGTCCTGGCGAAAGTCCATTCGTAGAGGATCTGCCACCGGTAGCACTGTGAGCATCTTTTCCGGATTTTATTCCATCAGGACCTAAAGTTGCCATTGTGACCGGGTCTTTTTCCCATGTGAATTCAGTCAGAATTTCTCCTGTTGTATTCAGGGCGATTCCCCCACCTTCACTACCGTTTCCGGAAGCTCTTGTTTTGCTCAGGTTATTAAAATTCAGATATACCAGCCACCCTAAAGTGAGCAGGAATACTCCTGAGAATGTAGCAATGACGATCATCAGCCTTGTTGACATTCTTGCCTTTTGACGATTCCGTGTACGTAATGATTTTTTCATATCGCGATGAACTTAAATTCTTAATTCTTAATTCTTAATTCTTAATTCTTAATTCTTAATTCTTAATTCTTAATTCTTAATCATCTTTCTACTCACCTTTTCATCATTGCAAACCAAATTCATAATGTAAATCCCTTTTTCAAGTTGGATTTGATCTGTAAATACAAACAGGTTATTTCCTTTATGCGCTTTAATTTTTTCTGTACGTAGAATTTGTCCATTTGAGTTCAGCAGGAGAAATTCAACTTCACCGTCATTCTCCATTGAGAAATTCACATTAAAGGAATCTGAAAATGGATTTGGACCGGCTGCGTCTATCTTGATAGAATTTGCTGGTGCCGGATTGTAATGGATTACCTCAACATTTGAGTAAGTGAACTTTCCGTCATAATCAGTTTGTTTCAACCGGTAATAGGATAATCCATTCATCGGTTTTTTATCTGTAACCCCATAGGTTAACAGGGTGGTGCTGTTTCCGGCTCCGTTGACGTGTTCTATAGATTCATAATTGATACCGTCTGTACTTCTTTCTACGTTGAAAAAGGAATTGTTGACTTCGGAGGCTGTTGCCCAATTGATCAATACTTCATTTCCGGTAACACTTGCTTTAAAATAGGAGAGTTCAATCGGGAGTGTAACGGAATTGGATGCAATGATCCAATGCGGAAATCCGCTTGCATTGATTACACTCACGGTACCGATTCCTGAATTTACTCCCGTACCACTGCCATGTGGTTCACTCCAGTGATCTGTTTCCCAATTTAAAATACTCAGGTTTCCGGATGCCAGTTCCGGCGATAATGTATTTTCTGAAGCAGGATAACTTAGAGTGACATTCGCGGTAATTCCACTTGCAGTAATATTCCACCACCGGTCAATTATTTTTGTAGTTGAAAGATCTGCTCCATCAATGGTTAAATTAATTCCACTGACTGCCGGAAATGGTTTGTTGTCCGAAGATGTACCACGTGTGGCAAATTGAATATCTGCAGGTGTTCCGGTAATCGGACTCATCAGTAGTGGAATGTAGGTTGTGGAATTTAGCCCGAAAGGAATTTCATGCGAACCGGAATCCATTTGTTTCCAGTTTAAAATCCCCGCATCGTCTTCGCTATAGAGATAACCGCTATTTCTTGTGATTCCTGAACTGTGTCCATTCATTAATGTAAGTGTATTGCCGGAAAGCCGTAATTCACCGCTTTCCAGATTAATCTGTCCTCTCACAGTAACATTGGAAGCATTCAGTTCTGCATAGGAACCACCACTTTTATTTATCTTCAGAATTCCATAGTTGTGATTGTTCGTGGTAGCAAGACCATTCCCCAGACCGGTGATAGTCTGATTTATTGTTCCCGAATATTCAATCACACTATTGGAGTCCAGCGTGAAATTCATATTTCCGGATGATGAAATAGCTGCAGCTGAAGTTCCTGTATAAAGTCCGTTGGAATGTTGAGTCGAAAGTGTTCCTCCGGAATCAACAGTAATTCCGCTATAGGTATAACTTCCTTCTGAAATAATTTGCTTATCCAACAAATCAAGTCTGGCTCCTGGATATATTTTTAAAAAATTGAGTGAAGCGGTATTTGATGAAGACAACAAAAGATTTCCTGCACCTATGCTCAGTTCAGAACCGGCGGCGACTTCCACTTTCACTTGTGTCATGGAATGGGTATTCGCTGTTCTGCTATATACCTGGGCTCCGTTTTTTGCAAATCGTAAAAGGCCATATACAGAACAGGATCCTGCTCCTGCATGCGTAATCAAGCCGGTTCCGCCAATAGAATATTGTGCACCATAAAGGTTTAAAATATTTTCCGCGCTGGAATTAGAGGTATTGTCGTCAAATGAAAATGTTCCTGCACTTTGGCTGAATGTGCCATTAATATTTAATGTAACAGGGTTCGGACTGGAAGTAGTTCCATTGCTATGCAT of the Bacteroidota bacterium genome contains:
- a CDS encoding gliding motility-associated C-terminal domain-containing protein, with the protein product MKQLFHMPAKRKSGTGKFSISSFVLLILFFVSTSQKTFATHSSGADLTYTWVSGNTYTVTVSFYRDCAGVAAPGTVTLNAKSISCSKNQNFTLNLVPGTGQEITFPCRTVVTKCTDINSPYAGYQQYVYKNNVTLPQQCTDWVLSFYVCCRNCAITTLNNPCSDNMYVEATLNNLAFQSNSSPQFTNIPVAFVCVNQSFTYNHGVYDPNGDSLVYSFITPKKYDAGTNTIGTVTFNPGYSASSPLTSSPAVSLNGVTGDINMNATATGEIGVTAILVREYRNGVLIGSVIRDMQFLTKMCNPNLLPVASGINGTNIFATVGCPGNTLSFTVNSTDPNPADTILMYWNDVIPGATFTTNGALNPTGTFTWTPTQADARSQPYSFIVIVRDNACPTNGSQTFSYSIMVPVIDVNVSSPGYNGYNLHCNGGSDGAITAVATGGTLPYTYAWNPTGQTTQTATGLGVGTYTVTVSDASGCTKTNSTTLTAPPTIVTSTVASSTDVSCFGGADGTATASGSGGLTPYSYSWSPGGQTTLTATGLNANTYIVTITDRNSCTSSDTIQITEPTVLNASISGFTNVTCNGNANGTISTSVSGGTSPYTHSWSNGATTANITALAPGTYTDTVRDSKGCQQLISQVITQPGAAVGIPASSVSTTNVLCNGGFSGTANIVPSGGTAPYTISWSNGDAGLSADSLFAGTYTVTVVDANLCTFDTTVNITEPQVLSSSFINFSTTPGGTNIACNGDATGTVKVTVLGGTSPYSYSWSNGSTVDSIALVTAGTYIVTVTDNNGCTLSDTTTLTEPTLLQDSLIVHDVICKGEASGWIKTVAYGGSSPYSYSWNPLSQTTDSIGGLFAGFYDVTITDVNGCSILDTVTVTEPDTLVPLITAIQFFGDVNVRCFGDSSGTVWAQVTGGTSPYTYLWSTSSANDSVFNQPAGDLELLVRDVNGCSILGNTTLVQPTPFNYAPVIQQPRCFGDSSGYVILNASGSVGPYTYAWSSGATTDSCGHLTSGTVYAIVTDVNSCTDSVGFVLPNPDSLTTPAVTTDFQGYSVACNGGSNGYIVLHVSGGDGNYTYSWSNTATTDSIFGLNAGTYTVTILDGNGCRKDTSVTLSEPPVLDDTLLATSFNGGVNISCFGYNDGTAYSTVTGGVPPYQYLWSNGDVADSAVGLTAGTYYLTVTDSNGCQHTDSIAFTQPIPVNLSATLSTFNGYNVPCNGDSLACVTLAVGGGNAPYTYVWDIQDTATGSQLCNLPADTINVRIFDANGCTLDTTFILTEPLPLGPNATLSGFNGFNISCNGSADGFINLSVSGGVTPIDYLWSNTETTQNITGLVANTYSVNITDANGCIDSASFTLTEPPAITNTVSSTPTTCGQSNGTATVTMTGGLTPYSYSWSPGGQTTATATGLAPNTYYITITDSVNCTHLDSVVVSALPVIAASIASQSDNLCFGSAIGNATLSLSGGTSPFTYVWSNGDTGITADSLPAGLISVTITDSNNCTGSASTTITEPAQIVPTVTGTDALCSGVNDGSASVSVAGGTSPFSYSWSNGDSGSLSDSLGAGYAVVTITDNNSCTVLDSVNILQPSSIVSSITTTSPVSCNSGDNGSAIVAAPSGGTSPYTYLWSNGDATPTADSLTAGPVTVVITDANGCTLSLNGSITQPVAIAINATSTNVTCYGDADGAANAAVSGGTSPYSYAWSPSGGTAVSASGLAPGTYTVTVTDGNNCTSTSSVVITQPNQILAQAGSDQAGCDPVFALDAQLSGSVTGTWSHLTGNATFSSISSPNATVTNLSDGANILLWTITDGTCYGYDTVQITISPAADCDLDLPSAFSPNGDQFSEYYEIHGINKYPENTFIVFNRWGNEVYRKENYKNNDWNGQNKDGDPLPEGTYFVVLSIKNSDIRKNTYVDLRR
- a CDS encoding type IX secretion system membrane protein PorP/SprF; this translates as MKRILTLLMLLTGLSSYAQQDILVSQYMFNHLLLNPAYAGSKDYMMASLLYRKQWVDFKGAPETQVASVHGPLGLTHFGWGVLLSHDKIAVTDRTDAYLNAAYHLPVGKKMKLSVGLRAGGGYYSYKNSDLKYWDTGDPAFAGDQVSKFLPNVGAGAYLYTDKFYAGLSVPTIISYDPSKSLSVDVASGEVVPHQVRHYFGTVGVVLPVHPDVVLKPSVLVKYVQNAPVEADFNLNVLLANTIWIGGSYRTGDSFVALLELQLSRKLRLGYSYDFTFTDIKDYSSGSHEIMLGYDFGYDIMKIKTPRYF
- a CDS encoding OmpA family protein; the protein is MIRNFSRIVASLAVVLMLGSCASYHMRQGNRMYSDLAYSSAIEEYQKALGKKNFPEGQIKLAECYRLTNNLGKAEEAYGKVMQLKEVQPVHRLRYAQLLMRSGKYEQAKNYFDQYLGSQPTDEGARKLRNSCDSITRWQTDSARYTLEKSGVNTGQSNFSPVWYKDGIVFVSDRTPGKGSTKTYEWTGRPFLDLYYSKSDGKGGYGSPELMRGELNGIYHEGPASFSSKGDTVYFTRNTYVKKKVKKSDDDVVILKICQGIKKDSTFREITDFAYNSIDYSTGHPSLSKDGNTLYFVSDMPGGQGGTDVYQCKKVNGQWSKPENLGSTINSPYNELFPMIWQDSVLYFSSEGHYGMGGLDVFSSTREGGSWSRPQNMGYPLNTSYDDFGIALNDSGTAGLVSSNRNTQNTTQDNIYSFAVNDLRFSLEGIAVEKSTQEPLPGVVVELTNKKSGKKESVTTGPDGKFFFKLNPETDYVVVGSRDSYFTNTEPVSTVGKKRSENMFVKLKLEMEQIVVNKPIVLENIYYDLDKYNIRPDAAEGLDKLVGIMKDNPEISIELSSHTDSRAEDKYNMTLSQKRAESAVSYLVSHGIAAERMMAKGYGESRLVNGCSNGVECTEEQHQANRRTEFKVTRMNLK
- a CDS encoding T9SS type A sorting domain-containing protein: MKLLLTAVVLCFVVNVSQAATKTSVKSGNWTDATVWSPSGVPANSDNAVIASSHIVTIDNNKTIQNLTVNSGGTLLWTASKRITINGNFTVNGTATMNKGEITLSSPGLAFVLGPASVFTWDPGTNNSANATLFTRGAESFSSTSTLIIKNWYNYTVALGSVVTGNFGNLEINSPGAISSIVEWNQNNEFQTHQIVGTLTVNQGWVTLDKSGNISSTSIGNIVLTSVNSSFYGHSGTHPGSFTISTGSVTNNGGVFYGLNNGNGNVTVQVSGNFTNIGNVKIINNGGILNVCNGNASFTVSGTYLQSTGDTRIIYNVTTLASGTFTAVFGNISLTGGIFMGQTGCHVVGNTSSLTVNNNCTINFSSAADKFRCTSLSSIGATLNNAKVNFTVGGNLVFSGPGAAEFTSSAAAGDETVTIGGNLQINSGVVSFNYGTTSASHTTSLTISGDVIVNGGTCFLSRNAGTVDITIGGNISISGGTLALKGSSGICNATATGNFTQSGGYFYMHSNGTTSSPNPVTLNINGTFSQSAGTFSFDDNTSNSSAENILNLYGAQYSIGGTGLITHAGAGSCSVYGLLRFAKNGAQVYSRTANTHSMTQVKVEVAAGSELSIGAGNLLLSSSNTASLNFLKIYPGARLDLLDKQIISEGSYTYSGITVDSGGTLSTQHSNGLYTGTSAAAISSSGNMNFTLDSNSVIEYSGTINQTITGLGNGLATTNNHNYGILKINKSGGSYAELNASNVTVRGQINLESGELRLSGNTLTLMNGHSSGITRNSGYLYSEDDAGILNWKQMDSGSHEIPFGLNSTTYIPLLMSPITGTPADIQFATRGTSSDNKPFPAVSGINLTIDGADLSTTKIIDRWWNITASGITANVTLSYPASENTLSPELASGNLSILNWETDHWSEPHGSGTGVNSGIGTVSVINASGFPHWIIASNSVTLPIELSYFKASVTGNEVLINWATASEVNNSFFNVERSTDGINYESIEHVNGAGNSTTLLTYGVTDKKPMNGLSYYRLKQTDYDGKFTYSNVEVIHYNPAPANSIKIDAAGPNPFSDSFNVNFSMENDGEVEFLLLNSNGQILRTEKIKAHKGNNLFVFTDQIQLEKGIYIMNLVCNDEKVSRKMIKN